In Arthrobacter sp. StoSoilB5, one genomic interval encodes:
- a CDS encoding helix-turn-helix domain-containing protein gives MQQDVEQIVERVALKLGRGLSLEDLDGVLLAYSSNQSHADRVRVNFLLSKRVPSDVSAWQLSHGIATAVRPVVVPANDELGMLGRVCVPLLVRGFRVGYLWVQQDLEEQTATAILAELPGVRDELDLLAGLLLDSNTAESEFRRRREQEFLAACSGESNAVAAVAGWKEIQGRGPWQLVTILDADGGGTDVDPIAATLTHRTAALQSTIGVNAALFSAGTETHSVVLFRESTGRADHAQVLVHYQLELAKRAGRAVDRVILGISEPFQVIRQLAGAYRQSKVAAQAAAVDAPLGELVDSRAVGVYQLFDRLQAPGGWDDAGSVHYRTLEDHDRNGELLPVLELLYDNDGSVQDVATKLHLHRSSIYNRLGRIRQLIGADPLSGAIRLELHAALKARRWASRPRI, from the coding sequence ATGCAGCAGGACGTGGAGCAAATCGTTGAACGCGTGGCGCTCAAGCTTGGGAGGGGGCTGTCCCTGGAGGACCTCGACGGCGTCCTCCTCGCCTACAGTTCCAACCAGTCGCACGCCGACCGCGTCCGCGTGAACTTCCTCCTCAGCAAACGCGTGCCCAGCGATGTCAGTGCCTGGCAGCTCTCGCACGGCATCGCGACGGCGGTGCGCCCGGTGGTTGTCCCCGCGAACGACGAACTGGGCATGCTGGGCCGCGTTTGCGTCCCGCTGCTGGTGCGCGGTTTCCGGGTGGGCTACTTGTGGGTGCAGCAGGATCTTGAGGAGCAGACCGCGACGGCGATACTCGCCGAGCTGCCCGGCGTGCGTGACGAACTGGACCTGTTGGCGGGCTTGTTGCTCGACTCAAACACCGCGGAATCGGAGTTCAGGCGGCGGCGGGAGCAGGAATTCCTGGCTGCATGCAGTGGCGAATCGAACGCAGTGGCAGCGGTGGCTGGTTGGAAGGAGATCCAAGGCCGGGGCCCATGGCAACTGGTAACCATCCTGGACGCGGATGGCGGCGGAACCGACGTCGACCCCATAGCGGCAACGCTAACGCACAGAACAGCAGCGCTGCAGTCCACCATTGGTGTGAACGCTGCGTTGTTCAGTGCCGGGACGGAGACACATTCCGTCGTCCTGTTCCGGGAATCCACTGGCCGGGCGGATCACGCCCAAGTTCTGGTGCACTATCAATTGGAGCTGGCCAAGCGGGCGGGCCGCGCGGTGGACCGGGTGATCCTGGGCATCAGTGAGCCGTTTCAGGTCATCCGCCAATTGGCTGGCGCGTACCGGCAATCGAAAGTTGCTGCACAGGCGGCAGCCGTCGATGCGCCCCTGGGGGAACTCGTGGACAGCCGTGCCGTGGGCGTCTACCAGCTCTTCGACCGTCTGCAGGCCCCCGGAGGTTGGGACGATGCCGGCTCAGTGCACTACCGGACCCTGGAGGACCACGACCGCAACGGCGAACTCCTGCCGGTGTTGGAACTGCTCTATGACAACGACGGCTCCGTCCAGGACGTCGCCACCAAACTCCATCTCCACAGGAGCAGCATCTACAACCGCCTCGGCCGGATCCGCCAACTCATCGGAGCTGATCCGTTGAGCGGCGCGATCCGGCTCGAGTTGCACGCCGCACTGAAGGCCCGGAGGTGGGCCTCTCGGCCCCGGATTTAG
- the ald gene encoding alanine dehydrogenase has translation MIIGVPKEIKNNEFRVAITAAGVHEFRTHGHTVLVERGAGLGSGITDEEYSIGGAEIVADADDVWGRADMVMKVKEPIKAEYHRFRKGLILFTYLHLAAEPELTAELINSGVTAIAYETVQEGRTLPLLAPMSEVAGRLSVVVGASSLMAPAGGKGILLGGVPGVRPAKVVVLGAGVAGTNAAAMALGLGADVTIMDININRLRELDALYQGRLKTVASNAYEIEKSVVDADLVIGSVLIPGAKAPKLVTNELVSRMKPGSVLVDIAVDQGGCFEDTHPTTHQEPTYKVHNSIFYCVANMPGAVPNTSTYALTNVTLRYAVALANLGVKAAFDRDPALAAGLNIAAGHVAHHSVSEAHNLPLVADWHSLVTA, from the coding sequence ATGATCATCGGCGTCCCCAAAGAAATCAAGAACAACGAGTTCCGCGTTGCCATCACGGCCGCGGGAGTACACGAGTTCCGCACCCACGGACACACCGTTCTGGTTGAGCGCGGCGCAGGCCTCGGCTCGGGCATCACGGATGAGGAATACTCGATCGGGGGCGCAGAAATCGTTGCAGACGCGGACGACGTCTGGGGCCGGGCCGACATGGTCATGAAGGTCAAGGAACCCATCAAGGCCGAATACCACCGCTTCCGCAAGGGCCTGATCCTCTTCACCTACCTGCACCTCGCCGCAGAGCCCGAACTCACCGCCGAGCTCATCAACTCCGGCGTCACGGCAATCGCCTACGAAACGGTCCAGGAAGGCCGCACCCTTCCGCTGCTCGCCCCGATGTCCGAGGTGGCAGGCCGCCTGTCCGTGGTGGTCGGTGCTTCATCGCTCATGGCTCCAGCCGGCGGCAAGGGAATCCTCCTGGGCGGCGTACCGGGCGTCCGCCCGGCCAAGGTTGTTGTCCTCGGTGCCGGTGTTGCCGGAACCAACGCCGCCGCCATGGCGCTGGGCCTCGGTGCTGATGTCACCATCATGGACATCAACATCAACCGGCTGCGCGAATTGGATGCCCTTTACCAGGGCCGCCTGAAGACCGTCGCCTCCAACGCCTACGAGATCGAGAAGTCAGTAGTCGACGCAGATCTCGTGATCGGCTCCGTCCTGATCCCGGGGGCCAAGGCTCCCAAGCTGGTCACCAACGAACTCGTGTCCCGGATGAAGCCGGGCTCGGTGCTGGTGGACATCGCCGTGGACCAGGGCGGTTGCTTCGAGGACACGCACCCCACCACCCACCAGGAACCGACGTACAAGGTCCACAACTCGATCTTCTACTGCGTTGCCAACATGCCTGGCGCTGTTCCGAACACCTCCACGTACGCACTGACCAACGTCACGCTGCGCTACGCCGTGGCACTGGCCAACCTGGGCGTCAAGGCCGCATTCGACCGCGACCCCGCCCTGGCCGCCGGCCTCAACATCGCTGCAGGCCACGTGGCACACCACTCGGTTTCGGAGGCGCACAACCTGCCCCTCGTCGCCGACTGGCACAGCCTGGTCACCGCCTAA
- a CDS encoding DDE-type integrase/transposase/recombinase, with translation MSELKPDMKVRYLVASWPEESPRGAVAAFCREHNVSRSWFYKVRAAAVSGGPAQAMAMRSTKPRTSPNATPAGVTALALHVREALEAQGHDHGPLSVQARMRRDGVEPPSRATLARLFTKAGMVVPEPRKKPRSAYRRFVYPAPNCCWQIDATEWQLENGRKVVIFQLIDDHSRLALASLVAAGETSEAALRVVKHAISKHGVPRKFLSDNGMALNPTRRGRSGALVDYLRSLGVEPITGKPYKPTTQGKNERFHRTLHRFLHKQKPASTIKDLQAQVDTFDHYYNTEREHQALPARMTPQQAWEATEKVPAPSVPVISEIKTQIRRTVRRTVSRLGVVTVVGTHFQVGRDRAGETIHILYDAQRIMFFDGHGTEIISHPRPPRGTKYIGNNKPRGFMANQVSTTS, from the coding sequence ATGAGCGAACTCAAACCCGATATGAAGGTCCGGTATCTTGTCGCCTCGTGGCCTGAGGAGAGTCCTCGAGGTGCCGTGGCAGCCTTCTGCCGCGAGCACAACGTCTCACGGTCTTGGTTCTATAAGGTCAGGGCCGCTGCGGTGTCGGGTGGGCCGGCACAAGCGATGGCTATGCGTTCGACCAAGCCACGTACCAGCCCTAACGCTACTCCCGCAGGGGTCACCGCGTTGGCTTTGCATGTGAGGGAAGCGTTGGAGGCCCAAGGCCATGACCATGGGCCTTTGAGCGTTCAGGCAAGGATGCGCCGGGACGGTGTGGAACCGCCGTCCCGGGCAACGCTTGCCCGGCTCTTTACCAAGGCCGGCATGGTGGTTCCGGAGCCGCGGAAGAAGCCTCGAAGCGCTTACCGCCGGTTCGTATATCCCGCACCGAACTGTTGCTGGCAGATCGACGCCACGGAATGGCAGCTGGAAAACGGGCGGAAGGTTGTGATTTTCCAGCTCATTGATGATCATTCACGCTTGGCCTTGGCGTCACTGGTTGCGGCCGGAGAAACGAGCGAAGCGGCCCTGCGGGTGGTCAAACATGCCATCAGTAAACACGGGGTTCCCCGGAAGTTTCTCTCCGACAACGGCATGGCCCTGAACCCCACACGCAGGGGACGAAGCGGGGCATTGGTGGACTACCTGAGATCTCTCGGAGTCGAACCGATCACGGGCAAGCCCTACAAGCCCACCACCCAGGGCAAGAACGAACGATTCCACCGCACACTGCACCGGTTTCTGCACAAGCAAAAACCGGCTTCAACGATCAAGGATCTTCAAGCCCAGGTCGACACCTTCGACCACTACTACAACACCGAGCGTGAACATCAGGCACTGCCGGCCCGAATGACTCCCCAACAGGCTTGGGAAGCCACCGAGAAAGTGCCCGCCCCCTCGGTCCCCGTGATCTCTGAGATCAAAACCCAGATCCGGCGAACCGTACGAAGAACCGTCAGCCGCCTGGGCGTCGTCACGGTCGTGGGCACGCACTTCCAAGTAGGCAGAGACCGCGCCGGAGAAACAATCCACATCCTCTACGACGCACAACGCATCATGTTCTTCGACGGGCACGGAACCGAAATCATTTCCCATCCGCGCCCGCCAAGAGGAACCAAATACATAGGCAACAACAAACCCCGCGGCTTCATGGCGAACCAAGTGTCCACGACGTCATGA
- a CDS encoding sigma-70 family RNA polymerase sigma factor: protein MLNPLADEYVQTDKDDPALLFTDAYNQFSGPVFGYLRARGVDDPEAVTQDVFLALYPKLPDLQGGLQGARTLLFSIAHARMVDHYRKRERSPDSSPYEAELDARRAPSAEDQAFGRGSLGVTELLEDLATDHREVLALRVVADLSVEETAAIMGKSQGAIKQLQRRALSALRKSALRKNGTP from the coding sequence GTGCTAAACCCATTAGCTGATGAATATGTGCAGACGGACAAAGACGATCCCGCTCTGCTCTTCACCGATGCCTACAACCAGTTCTCGGGGCCGGTTTTCGGCTACCTCCGCGCCAGGGGCGTGGACGATCCCGAAGCCGTCACGCAGGACGTCTTCCTCGCCCTGTATCCGAAGCTGCCGGACCTGCAGGGCGGCCTCCAAGGTGCCAGGACTCTGCTGTTCTCGATCGCCCATGCGCGGATGGTTGACCATTACCGCAAGCGGGAACGGTCCCCGGATTCGTCACCCTATGAGGCAGAGTTGGATGCACGCCGCGCACCATCGGCAGAAGACCAGGCATTTGGCCGCGGGAGCCTGGGCGTTACGGAACTTCTGGAGGACCTCGCAACAGATCATCGCGAAGTCCTGGCACTGAGGGTGGTCGCGGACCTTTCCGTGGAAGAAACAGCGGCCATCATGGGCAAATCCCAAGGGGCCATAAAACAACTGCAGCGCAGGGCATTGAGTGCACTGAGGAAAAGTGCACTACGAAAGAATGGCACACCATGA
- a CDS encoding Gfo/Idh/MocA family oxidoreductase, producing the protein MTSRPIRTAIAGFGLSGSVFHAPFIASNNSYELAVIATSDAQRQAKAAERYPQAKVVNTPQDILALADQLDLVVLGTPPATHYPLAKAALEAGLDVVVDKPFVVHSPQGEELIQLAAQAGRVLTVYQNRRWDGDALTLKKLLDAGTLGTVTRFEAGMERWAPEIAKAWKASATAEDGGGVLFDLGAHVLDLAVQFFGPARVTYAEITARRPQENADDDVFMALQHQSGVVSHVTLNLNSHLHGPRFRVLGTNGGFVKFGTDPQEPYIQGGGLPTDAAYGVEPAENYGTLESAGQRRTIATERGAYPEFYRLLAEKIDDGGKASARPAPVDPADSVAVLKLIEQARALAS; encoded by the coding sequence ATGACTTCCAGGCCGATACGTACCGCCATCGCAGGTTTTGGTTTATCGGGCAGCGTGTTCCATGCGCCCTTCATTGCAAGCAACAATTCGTACGAGCTTGCCGTCATTGCCACATCCGACGCCCAAAGACAGGCAAAAGCGGCCGAACGATACCCGCAGGCAAAAGTAGTCAACACGCCGCAGGACATTCTGGCACTAGCTGACCAACTGGATCTCGTCGTCCTTGGCACACCGCCTGCGACCCACTATCCGCTGGCGAAAGCCGCGCTGGAAGCCGGGCTCGACGTCGTCGTCGATAAGCCGTTTGTTGTCCACAGCCCGCAAGGTGAGGAACTGATCCAACTCGCCGCGCAAGCGGGCCGTGTCCTCACGGTTTACCAAAACCGCCGCTGGGACGGCGACGCGCTCACGCTGAAGAAGCTGCTCGACGCCGGGACGCTGGGTACGGTGACCAGGTTTGAAGCGGGGATGGAGCGCTGGGCGCCGGAGATCGCCAAAGCCTGGAAGGCAAGCGCTACTGCCGAGGACGGCGGCGGCGTCCTGTTCGACCTCGGTGCACACGTGCTGGACTTGGCCGTCCAGTTCTTCGGGCCCGCGCGCGTCACCTATGCCGAGATCACTGCCCGACGTCCTCAGGAGAACGCCGATGACGACGTTTTCATGGCGCTCCAGCACCAATCCGGCGTCGTCAGCCACGTGACCTTGAACCTCAACAGCCATCTCCACGGACCGCGATTCCGCGTGCTGGGCACCAACGGCGGTTTCGTAAAATTCGGAACCGATCCGCAGGAGCCCTATATCCAGGGCGGTGGACTGCCTACGGACGCTGCGTACGGCGTCGAACCTGCCGAGAATTACGGGACTCTTGAATCGGCCGGCCAGCGCAGAACAATCGCTACCGAGCGCGGCGCCTACCCGGAGTTCTATCGCCTCCTCGCTGAGAAGATCGACGACGGCGGCAAGGCGTCCGCGCGTCCTGCACCTGTGGATCCGGCCGACTCAGTGGCGGTGCTGAAGCTGATCGAACAGGCCAGGGCACTGGCTTCCTGA